A stretch of Buteo buteo chromosome 9, bButBut1.hap1.1, whole genome shotgun sequence DNA encodes these proteins:
- the LOC142034440 gene encoding pantetheinase-like isoform X1, whose product MWSCEAPAMLPSQPLLRAAVFALAVLQALASDTFTAAVYEHAVILPDVTDEPVSPDDALALMNKNMDVLEGAIKEAAQQGAHIIVTPEDGIYGWHFTREAIYPYLEDIPDPAVNWIPCTDPTRFAPAPVQERLSCMARNNSIYVVANMGDKKLCNSSDPSCPSDGRYQYNTDVVFDPEGKLVARYHKYNLFRRETQFNYPKEPEAVTFETPFGKFGIFTCFDILFHEPAVVLVSELQVDTVLFPTAWMNVLPFLTAIEFHSAWAMGMGVNLLSANTHNISLAMTGSGLFTPEGPTAYHYDSGTEEGCLLLAELSARPRLSPTYPPAVNWSSYAASIKRFPGGKDTFLGAVRRDIFTFSELRHKTGNYTVCQGDLCCHLIYRMSNKSEDEVYVLGAFDGLHGSLIKYHWQICTLLRCKSTDLNTCGQPVEMAQTKFEMFSLSGTFGTNYVFPEVLYSGVQLAPGEFEVLRDGRLKSKHGTSKPLITATLFGRLYEKDLPHPLRTSL is encoded by the exons ATGTG GAGCTGCGAGGCACCAGCCAtgctcccttcccagcctctcctgcGCGCTGCGGTGTTTGCACTCGCAGTCCTGCAGGCCCTTGCCTCCGACACCTTCACTGCAGCCGTCTACGAGCACGCGGTCATCCTGCCAGATGTCACTGACGAGCCCGTTTCTCCCGACGATGCTTTGGCCCTGATGAACAAAAACATGGATGTCTTGGAAGGGGCCATCAAGGAAGCCGCCCAGCAG GGTGCCCACATCATTGTGACTCCGGAAGACGGCATTTATGGCTGGCATTTCACGAGAGAAGCCATCTACCCCTACCTGGAGGATATCCCTGATCCGGCAGTGAACTGGATTCCTTGCACCGACCCCACAAG ATTTGctcctgctccagtgcaggaaCGACTCAGCTGCATGGCCAGAAATAACTCCATCTATGTGGTTGCAAACATGGGGGACAAGAAGCTGTGTAACTCCAGTGATCCCAGCTGCCCCAGTGACGGCCGCTATCAGTACAACACTGATGTCGTCTTTGACCCAGAGGGGAAACTGGTGGCTCGTTACCACAAG TACAACCTGTTTAGAAGAGAAACTCAGTTTAATTACCCAAAAGAGCCAGAAGCCGTCACTTTTGAGACCCCCTTTGGGAAGTTTGGCATTTTCACTTGCTTCGACATCCTTTTCCACGAGCCTGCTGTGGTCCTGGTGAGCGAGCTGCAGGTGGACACCGTGCTCTTCCCGACGGCTTGGATGAACGTCCTGCCGTTTCTGACTGCGATTGAGTTTCACTCTGCCTGGGCTATGGGCATGGGTGTTAATTTACTTTCAGCAAATACTCACAACATCAGTTTGGCAATGACAG GCAGTGGGCTGTTCACGCCGGAGGGACCCACCGCCTACCACTACGACAGTGGGACCGAGGAGGGATGTCTCCTGCTAGCAGAGCTGAGCGCACGGCCCCGTCTTTCCCCCACCTACCCCCCGGCTGTCAACTGGAGCTCATATGCCGCAAGCATCAAGAGATTTCCAGGaggaaaagacacttttttgGGAGCTGTCCGGCGAGATATATTCACTTTCAGTGAACTCAGGCACAAAACTGGAAATTACACGGTTTGCCAAGGAGACCTCTGCTGTCATTTGATCTATCGGATGTCAAACAAGAGCGAAGATGAAGTTTATGTCCTGGGTGCATTTGATGGGCTTCATGGTTCTCTCATAAAGTACCACTGGCAG aTATGCACGCTGCTCAGGTGCAAAAGCACAGACCTGAACACGTGCGGGCAGCCAGTGGAGATGGCTCAGACCAAGTTTGAGATGTTCTCCCTCAGCGGCACATTTGGCACCAACTACGTCTTTCCAGAAGTCTTGTACAGTGGGGTGCAGCTGGCCCCCGGGGAGTTTGAG GTGCTACGTGACGGACGTTTGAAAAGTAAGCATGGCACATCGAAACCGCTCATAACAGCAACACTTTTTGGAAGGCTTTATGAAAAGGACCTGCCGCATCCTCTGCGAACCTCCTTGTAA
- the LOC142034440 gene encoding pantetheinase-like isoform X2, which translates to MLPSQPLLRAAVFALAVLQALASDTFTAAVYEHAVILPDVTDEPVSPDDALALMNKNMDVLEGAIKEAAQQGAHIIVTPEDGIYGWHFTREAIYPYLEDIPDPAVNWIPCTDPTRFAPAPVQERLSCMARNNSIYVVANMGDKKLCNSSDPSCPSDGRYQYNTDVVFDPEGKLVARYHKYNLFRRETQFNYPKEPEAVTFETPFGKFGIFTCFDILFHEPAVVLVSELQVDTVLFPTAWMNVLPFLTAIEFHSAWAMGMGVNLLSANTHNISLAMTGSGLFTPEGPTAYHYDSGTEEGCLLLAELSARPRLSPTYPPAVNWSSYAASIKRFPGGKDTFLGAVRRDIFTFSELRHKTGNYTVCQGDLCCHLIYRMSNKSEDEVYVLGAFDGLHGSLIKYHWQICTLLRCKSTDLNTCGQPVEMAQTKFEMFSLSGTFGTNYVFPEVLYSGVQLAPGEFEVLRDGRLKSKHGTSKPLITATLFGRLYEKDLPHPLRTSL; encoded by the exons AtgctcccttcccagcctctcctgcGCGCTGCGGTGTTTGCACTCGCAGTCCTGCAGGCCCTTGCCTCCGACACCTTCACTGCAGCCGTCTACGAGCACGCGGTCATCCTGCCAGATGTCACTGACGAGCCCGTTTCTCCCGACGATGCTTTGGCCCTGATGAACAAAAACATGGATGTCTTGGAAGGGGCCATCAAGGAAGCCGCCCAGCAG GGTGCCCACATCATTGTGACTCCGGAAGACGGCATTTATGGCTGGCATTTCACGAGAGAAGCCATCTACCCCTACCTGGAGGATATCCCTGATCCGGCAGTGAACTGGATTCCTTGCACCGACCCCACAAG ATTTGctcctgctccagtgcaggaaCGACTCAGCTGCATGGCCAGAAATAACTCCATCTATGTGGTTGCAAACATGGGGGACAAGAAGCTGTGTAACTCCAGTGATCCCAGCTGCCCCAGTGACGGCCGCTATCAGTACAACACTGATGTCGTCTTTGACCCAGAGGGGAAACTGGTGGCTCGTTACCACAAG TACAACCTGTTTAGAAGAGAAACTCAGTTTAATTACCCAAAAGAGCCAGAAGCCGTCACTTTTGAGACCCCCTTTGGGAAGTTTGGCATTTTCACTTGCTTCGACATCCTTTTCCACGAGCCTGCTGTGGTCCTGGTGAGCGAGCTGCAGGTGGACACCGTGCTCTTCCCGACGGCTTGGATGAACGTCCTGCCGTTTCTGACTGCGATTGAGTTTCACTCTGCCTGGGCTATGGGCATGGGTGTTAATTTACTTTCAGCAAATACTCACAACATCAGTTTGGCAATGACAG GCAGTGGGCTGTTCACGCCGGAGGGACCCACCGCCTACCACTACGACAGTGGGACCGAGGAGGGATGTCTCCTGCTAGCAGAGCTGAGCGCACGGCCCCGTCTTTCCCCCACCTACCCCCCGGCTGTCAACTGGAGCTCATATGCCGCAAGCATCAAGAGATTTCCAGGaggaaaagacacttttttgGGAGCTGTCCGGCGAGATATATTCACTTTCAGTGAACTCAGGCACAAAACTGGAAATTACACGGTTTGCCAAGGAGACCTCTGCTGTCATTTGATCTATCGGATGTCAAACAAGAGCGAAGATGAAGTTTATGTCCTGGGTGCATTTGATGGGCTTCATGGTTCTCTCATAAAGTACCACTGGCAG aTATGCACGCTGCTCAGGTGCAAAAGCACAGACCTGAACACGTGCGGGCAGCCAGTGGAGATGGCTCAGACCAAGTTTGAGATGTTCTCCCTCAGCGGCACATTTGGCACCAACTACGTCTTTCCAGAAGTCTTGTACAGTGGGGTGCAGCTGGCCCCCGGGGAGTTTGAG GTGCTACGTGACGGACGTTTGAAAAGTAAGCATGGCACATCGAAACCGCTCATAACAGCAACACTTTTTGGAAGGCTTTATGAAAAGGACCTGCCGCATCCTCTGCGAACCTCCTTGTAA
- the LOC142034439 gene encoding pantetheinase-like isoform X1: MKQVFLGFLLSSKWSCEAPAMLPSQPLLRAAVFALAVLQALASDTFTAAVYEHAVILPDVTDEPVSPDDALALMNKNMDVLEGAIKEAAQQGAHIIVTPEDGIYGWHFTREAIYPYLEDIPDPAVNWIPCTDPTRFAPAPVQERLSCMARNNSIYVVANMGDKKLCNSSDPSCPSDGRYQYNTDVVFDPEGKLVARYHKYNLFMSESQFNYPKEPEAVTFETPFGKFGIFTCFDILFHEPAVVLVSELQVDTVLFPTAWMNVLPFLTAIEFHSAWAMGMGVNFLAANTHDTSISMTGSGIYAPDGARTYYYNMKNEDGGLLIAELDSHPRLSPASPPAVSWSSYASSVKRFSPNDHDFSGLIFHDQFTFTELTKPEGNLTVCQKDLCCHLSYKMAGKQEDEVYVLGAFDGLHVVEGQYYLQICTLLKCKSTDLNTCGQPVETAQTKFEMFSLSGTFGANYVFPEVLYSGVQLAPGEFEVLNDGRLISKTRTTKPVITVTLFGRWYEKDHLKQDPQPPAFP; the protein is encoded by the exons ATGAAGCAAGTTTTCCTTGGCTTCTTGCTGAGCAGTAAATG GAGCTGCGAGGCACCAGCCAtgctcccttcccagcctctcctgcGCGCTGCGGTGTTTGCACTCGCAGTCCTGCAGGCCCTTGCCTCCGACACCTTCACTGCAGCCGTCTACGAGCACGCGGTCATCCTGCCAGATGTCACTGACGAGCCCGTTTCTCCCGACGATGCTTTGGCCCTGATGAACAAAAACATGGATGTCTTGGAAGGGGCCATCAAGGAAGCCGCCCAGCAG GGTGCCCACATCATTGTGACTCCGGAAGACGGCATTTATGGCTGGCATTTCACGAGAGAAGCCATCTACCCCTACCTGGAGGATATCCCTGATCCGGCAGTGAACTGGATTCCTTGCACCGACCCCACAAG ATTTGctcctgctccagtgcaggaaCGACTCAGCTGCATGGCCAGAAATAACTCCATCTATGTGGTTGCAAACATGGGGGACAAGAAGCTGTGTAACTCCAGTGATCCCAGCTGCCCCAGTGACGGCCGCTATCAGTACAACACTGATGTCGTCTTTGACCCAGAGGGGAAACTGGTGGCTCGTTACCACAAG TATAATCTCTTTATGTCAGAATCTCAGTTTAATTACCCAAAAGAGCCAGAAGCCGTCACTTTTGAGACCCCCTTTGGGAAGTTTGGCATTTTCACTTGCTTCGACATCCTTTTCCACGAGCCTGCCGTGGTCCTGGTGAGCGAGTTGCAGGTGGACACCGTGCTCTTCCCGACGGCTTGGATGAACGTCCTGCCATTTCTGACTGCGATTGAGTTTCACTCTGCCTGGGCTATGGGCATGGGTGTCAACTTCCTAGCTGCCAATACACATGACACCAGCATATCTATGACAG GGAGTGGTATTTATGCACCAGACGGAGCCAGAACATACTACTACAACATGAAAAATGAGGATGGTGGCCTCCTCATTGCTGAACTAGATTCACACCCTCGcctttctcctgcctccccgCCTGCTGTCAGCTGGAGCTCATATGCTTCAAGCGTCAAAAGATTCTCACCGAATGACCATGATTTCAGCGGACTCATCTTCCACGACCAATTCACTTTCACTGAGCTCACTAAGCCTGAGGGGAATCTCACCGTTTGCCAGAAAGACCTCTGCTGTCACCTGAGCTACAAGATGGCAGGGAAACAAGAAGATGAAGTTTATGTGCTGGGTGCTTTTGATGGGCTTCATGTTGTTGAAGGACAATACTATCTGCAG ATATGCACACTGCTCAAGTGCAAGAGCACAGACCTGAACACGTGCGGGCAGCCGGTGGAGACGGCTCAGACCAAGTTTGAGATGTTCTCCCTCAGCGGCACATTTGGCGCCAACTACGTCTTTCCAGAAGTCTTGTACAGTGGGGTGCAGCTGGCCCCCGGGGAGTTTGAG GTATTGAATGATGGGCGCTTGATAAGTAAGACgagaacaacaaaaccagtCATCACTGTTACGCTTTTTGGACGCTGGTATGAAAAGGATCATCTGAAACAAGACCCACAACCACCAGCCTTCCCCTGA
- the LOC142034439 gene encoding pantetheinase-like isoform X3, translating into MLPSQPLLRAAVFALAVLQALASDTFTAAVYEHAVILPDVTDEPVSPDDALALMNKNMDVLEGAIKEAAQQGAHIIVTPEDGIYGWHFTREAIYPYLEDIPDPAVNWIPCTDPTRFAPAPVQERLSCMARNNSIYVVANMGDKKLCNSSDPSCPSDGRYQYNTDVVFDPEGKLVARYHKYNLFMSESQFNYPKEPEAVTFETPFGKFGIFTCFDILFHEPAVVLVSELQVDTVLFPTAWMNVLPFLTAIEFHSAWAMGMGVNFLAANTHDTSISMTGSGIYAPDGARTYYYNMKNEDGGLLIAELDSHPRLSPASPPAVSWSSYASSVKRFSPNDHDFSGLIFHDQFTFTELTKPEGNLTVCQKDLCCHLSYKMAGKQEDEVYVLGAFDGLHVVEGQYYLQICTLLKCKSTDLNTCGQPVETAQTKFEMFSLSGTFGANYVFPEVLYSGVQLAPGEFEVLNDGRLISKTRTTKPVITVTLFGRWYEKDHLKQDPQPPAFP; encoded by the exons AtgctcccttcccagcctctcctgcGCGCTGCGGTGTTTGCACTCGCAGTCCTGCAGGCCCTTGCCTCCGACACCTTCACTGCAGCCGTCTACGAGCACGCGGTCATCCTGCCAGATGTCACTGACGAGCCCGTTTCTCCCGACGATGCTTTGGCCCTGATGAACAAAAACATGGATGTCTTGGAAGGGGCCATCAAGGAAGCCGCCCAGCAG GGTGCCCACATCATTGTGACTCCGGAAGACGGCATTTATGGCTGGCATTTCACGAGAGAAGCCATCTACCCCTACCTGGAGGATATCCCTGATCCGGCAGTGAACTGGATTCCTTGCACCGACCCCACAAG ATTTGctcctgctccagtgcaggaaCGACTCAGCTGCATGGCCAGAAATAACTCCATCTATGTGGTTGCAAACATGGGGGACAAGAAGCTGTGTAACTCCAGTGATCCCAGCTGCCCCAGTGACGGCCGCTATCAGTACAACACTGATGTCGTCTTTGACCCAGAGGGGAAACTGGTGGCTCGTTACCACAAG TATAATCTCTTTATGTCAGAATCTCAGTTTAATTACCCAAAAGAGCCAGAAGCCGTCACTTTTGAGACCCCCTTTGGGAAGTTTGGCATTTTCACTTGCTTCGACATCCTTTTCCACGAGCCTGCCGTGGTCCTGGTGAGCGAGTTGCAGGTGGACACCGTGCTCTTCCCGACGGCTTGGATGAACGTCCTGCCATTTCTGACTGCGATTGAGTTTCACTCTGCCTGGGCTATGGGCATGGGTGTCAACTTCCTAGCTGCCAATACACATGACACCAGCATATCTATGACAG GGAGTGGTATTTATGCACCAGACGGAGCCAGAACATACTACTACAACATGAAAAATGAGGATGGTGGCCTCCTCATTGCTGAACTAGATTCACACCCTCGcctttctcctgcctccccgCCTGCTGTCAGCTGGAGCTCATATGCTTCAAGCGTCAAAAGATTCTCACCGAATGACCATGATTTCAGCGGACTCATCTTCCACGACCAATTCACTTTCACTGAGCTCACTAAGCCTGAGGGGAATCTCACCGTTTGCCAGAAAGACCTCTGCTGTCACCTGAGCTACAAGATGGCAGGGAAACAAGAAGATGAAGTTTATGTGCTGGGTGCTTTTGATGGGCTTCATGTTGTTGAAGGACAATACTATCTGCAG ATATGCACACTGCTCAAGTGCAAGAGCACAGACCTGAACACGTGCGGGCAGCCGGTGGAGACGGCTCAGACCAAGTTTGAGATGTTCTCCCTCAGCGGCACATTTGGCGCCAACTACGTCTTTCCAGAAGTCTTGTACAGTGGGGTGCAGCTGGCCCCCGGGGAGTTTGAG GTATTGAATGATGGGCGCTTGATAAGTAAGACgagaacaacaaaaccagtCATCACTGTTACGCTTTTTGGACGCTGGTATGAAAAGGATCATCTGAAACAAGACCCACAACCACCAGCCTTCCCCTGA
- the LOC142034439 gene encoding pantetheinase-like isoform X2, producing MWSCEAPAMLPSQPLLRAAVFALAVLQALASDTFTAAVYEHAVILPDVTDEPVSPDDALALMNKNMDVLEGAIKEAAQQGAHIIVTPEDGIYGWHFTREAIYPYLEDIPDPAVNWIPCTDPTRFAPAPVQERLSCMARNNSIYVVANMGDKKLCNSSDPSCPSDGRYQYNTDVVFDPEGKLVARYHKYNLFMSESQFNYPKEPEAVTFETPFGKFGIFTCFDILFHEPAVVLVSELQVDTVLFPTAWMNVLPFLTAIEFHSAWAMGMGVNFLAANTHDTSISMTGSGIYAPDGARTYYYNMKNEDGGLLIAELDSHPRLSPASPPAVSWSSYASSVKRFSPNDHDFSGLIFHDQFTFTELTKPEGNLTVCQKDLCCHLSYKMAGKQEDEVYVLGAFDGLHVVEGQYYLQICTLLKCKSTDLNTCGQPVETAQTKFEMFSLSGTFGANYVFPEVLYSGVQLAPGEFEVLNDGRLISKTRTTKPVITVTLFGRWYEKDHLKQDPQPPAFP from the exons ATGTG GAGCTGCGAGGCACCAGCCAtgctcccttcccagcctctcctgcGCGCTGCGGTGTTTGCACTCGCAGTCCTGCAGGCCCTTGCCTCCGACACCTTCACTGCAGCCGTCTACGAGCACGCGGTCATCCTGCCAGATGTCACTGACGAGCCCGTTTCTCCCGACGATGCTTTGGCCCTGATGAACAAAAACATGGATGTCTTGGAAGGGGCCATCAAGGAAGCCGCCCAGCAG GGTGCCCACATCATTGTGACTCCGGAAGACGGCATTTATGGCTGGCATTTCACGAGAGAAGCCATCTACCCCTACCTGGAGGATATCCCTGATCCGGCAGTGAACTGGATTCCTTGCACCGACCCCACAAG ATTTGctcctgctccagtgcaggaaCGACTCAGCTGCATGGCCAGAAATAACTCCATCTATGTGGTTGCAAACATGGGGGACAAGAAGCTGTGTAACTCCAGTGATCCCAGCTGCCCCAGTGACGGCCGCTATCAGTACAACACTGATGTCGTCTTTGACCCAGAGGGGAAACTGGTGGCTCGTTACCACAAG TATAATCTCTTTATGTCAGAATCTCAGTTTAATTACCCAAAAGAGCCAGAAGCCGTCACTTTTGAGACCCCCTTTGGGAAGTTTGGCATTTTCACTTGCTTCGACATCCTTTTCCACGAGCCTGCCGTGGTCCTGGTGAGCGAGTTGCAGGTGGACACCGTGCTCTTCCCGACGGCTTGGATGAACGTCCTGCCATTTCTGACTGCGATTGAGTTTCACTCTGCCTGGGCTATGGGCATGGGTGTCAACTTCCTAGCTGCCAATACACATGACACCAGCATATCTATGACAG GGAGTGGTATTTATGCACCAGACGGAGCCAGAACATACTACTACAACATGAAAAATGAGGATGGTGGCCTCCTCATTGCTGAACTAGATTCACACCCTCGcctttctcctgcctccccgCCTGCTGTCAGCTGGAGCTCATATGCTTCAAGCGTCAAAAGATTCTCACCGAATGACCATGATTTCAGCGGACTCATCTTCCACGACCAATTCACTTTCACTGAGCTCACTAAGCCTGAGGGGAATCTCACCGTTTGCCAGAAAGACCTCTGCTGTCACCTGAGCTACAAGATGGCAGGGAAACAAGAAGATGAAGTTTATGTGCTGGGTGCTTTTGATGGGCTTCATGTTGTTGAAGGACAATACTATCTGCAG ATATGCACACTGCTCAAGTGCAAGAGCACAGACCTGAACACGTGCGGGCAGCCGGTGGAGACGGCTCAGACCAAGTTTGAGATGTTCTCCCTCAGCGGCACATTTGGCGCCAACTACGTCTTTCCAGAAGTCTTGTACAGTGGGGTGCAGCTGGCCCCCGGGGAGTTTGAG GTATTGAATGATGGGCGCTTGATAAGTAAGACgagaacaacaaaaccagtCATCACTGTTACGCTTTTTGGACGCTGGTATGAAAAGGATCATCTGAAACAAGACCCACAACCACCAGCCTTCCCCTGA